In Lactiplantibacillus pentosus, the sequence GTGCCGGTGGACAAGTGACCTTTACCGGGACGTACGCAGAACTGTTGGCTTCGGATACATTGACTGGTCACTGGTTGCGTCAGCCACATCAGTGGGGCATCGAGCGGCCAGTCAAGTCGACGCTGGCCTTAACGCACGTGAGCGAAAACAACTTGCAAGATGTCAGCGTTGACGTGCCGTTGGGCATGATGACGGTCATTTCAGGTGTGGCGGGTTCAGGTAAGAGCTCGTTAGTGACTGCTTTGAAGCGGCAGCTAAAGACCGACTACATTGACCTAGCGCAAACTCCCGTGGGACTCAATATTCGTTCGACGCCCGCCACATATTTAGGCGTTTTGGACGCAATTCGCCAATTATTCGGCAAGACTAATGGCGTCGCGACTAGCTGGTTCAGCTACAATGGTAAGGGCGCTTGTCCGCGGTGTAAAGGCAAGGGTGTGACGATCACCAATATGGCATTCATGGATCCCGTCGTTCAGACCTGTGAGTTGTGTCATGGGCAACGTTATAATGAGACCGCACTCAGTTACACCTATCTGGGCAAAACGATTGCGGAAGTACTGCAATTATCCGTGACTAAGGCGCTTGAATTCTTTGCGGATACGGCCAAAGTTGCCGCGCCGTTGAACAATTTGGTGCGCGTCGGTTTAGGCTATTTGACACTCGCACAGCCACTGACGACCTTGTCAGGTGGCGAGCTACAGCGCTTGAAGCTGGCAGTTGAGCTTGGTAAACAGGGGACGGTCTATTTATTAGACGAACCAACCGCGGGACTACATTTGCAGGATACACAACGGCTATTGAAGTTATTTGCTGAGTTAGTCGATGCAGGCAATAGCCTGATTATTATCGAACACAACTTGGCAGTCATCAGTCAGGCAGATTGGTTGATTGACGTCGGCCCAGATGCTGGGCGGTATGGTGGCCAGATTCAGTACAGTGGCACGCCGCGAGACGCCGTAGCAGTCAACGACTCACGGACCGGCGCGGCCCTGAAGGCTTGGATGCAAGCTTAAAGTGAATCATGAAAATAAATGTAAACAAAAAGCACGCGCAAAATAAATTGCGCGTGCTCTTTTAGAAGGGCGGTAGGTGGGAATCGAACCCACGCGTGCCGGAGCCACAATCCGGTGCGTTAACCACTTCGCCACTACCGCCATCACGTTAGCTTTTCGCCAACATATCTAGTATACACTAAAATGCTGGGGTGCATAGTGTTTTTTCTGGATTTTTGAAAATTAATGTAAATGACGTGGCGTCAAGTGATGAGCATACGGTGGTGAGTCTGGGGCTGATTGAATGAGCCAATGGTTCTATGCCTGTGATGCCGCGATTCTAAGACCTTCAAATCTAAGTGAGCGTGCTCAAAATGGGGCGTAATCATTGATGAAAAATGAGTAAGTAGTTGTCACCGGTCAATAATGTTTGTGTTAAATAATAAGAATATAAATAATAATCGCTGGAATCGTTTTCATTCATCGATTAACGCGGTATACTATCAGTGGGTAAAATTATATGAACATCATGTTTTGATAATGGTAAACCTTTGGAGGGGCAATTCATGAAGAATAATCAGGAATACGTAATGATGGCAGCGCGTAAAAATCGGCGCTTTTGGCTTGCAGCGGGGACGGCGTTGTTAGTATGGCAAGTCAACAATCAAACAGCTCAGGCGGATGTTCAACAGACGCCAACGAGTAGTGCTGATACGACCGTTGTCACAGCTAATGCGACAGCAGCGTCGAATGTCGTTCAATTGCAGAGTGGCGCTAAGACTAGCATGAAGACGACACCGACCACCGAATCAACTAAGACCGATTCAACGAATCCACAACAGGCTGGCAGTGATTCTCAAGCCACGTCAGCGAGTGGGACTGTTAGTTCAGCCGCAAAGACTGGTGAGTCTGGCCAGGCTGCGTCGGACTTGACCGCGGAAGCGGATAATCGAGCAAAAAGCGTAAGTACAACACCGTATACCGATGGTGGCAACAATGTTGAAAATAAACAAAATACCACCACTGTGACAACAAGTGCAGACAAATCAGCAACCGGGTCACAGTCGACTACTGAAACCGGTACAACACCAGCACAATCTGTTGAAACCGATAAAGCTGTTTCTGCCGGCGATTCAGTGCCAGTTGATTCAGCCACGAAAGCCAATCAAGTTGATGATACAAGCCTGTCCACCGATGGTTATGACACGGTTAGTACAGACGTCAATAGCGGTCAGCCTAGTGAAACCGACAAGACTGGAACGGATGAGACACGATCGTCCGCTGATGGGATTGGCTCGCAGACTGTGACCGATGAGAGAACCAGTGCGGGACTCACTGCGGATTCACTCAGCAACTTACAGCCAAGGTTAGCCCAAGTTCAAGCCAGTTCGTTACAGTTAGATACCGTGGATGCGGCGCCAACCGTAGCGCAGGATTATGCCGCCTGGGATGCAATCACGGATACGACCCGCAAAGGCATCATGGGGACTTCTGAATGGTGGATCGATGACAGTGATAATACGCTGCACTTAGGGACTGGGCAATTGGCGGATGCTAATGTTCAGTTTGATGATAATGCTGAAGTGACAGATTGGGGCAATGTGGGCTGGGGCCAATATGTAGAAGCACATAATGCAAAGTTGACGCTGTTGGGGCTAATGCACGTGGGCTATTTAATGGGTTAACTTTTAAACTAAGTAATGAAGAAAACCCGAACATGTTTTTTTCTCAGATAAGTGTCGAACAAACGACGGATATGTCCTATATGTTTGAGCGAGCAACGTTTATGACCTCCTGGGTGTATCTCAATCTTTGGTCTAGTTCGGCTGACTCGGTCAATGCCTCACATATGTTTGAAAACGTCAAGTGTATTGGAAATGCTGATAGTGATAAACGAGTGTTAGTCACACTGCCAGCTCTCGCTGAAGCTTATTCTGATATGTCTTACATGTTTAATAATAGTGAATTTTCAAAAATCACTATAGCAGCAGATGATTCTGATGCCTCTAAACTAACGAGTCAAGTGACGAATATGGCGTACATGTTTAATAATTGTACGCAACTAATGGCACTTTACCTAAGCAAATTTGATACGCACAATGTTACAGATATGTCCCATATGTTTAATGGCGATGAAAATCTGGGGAAACTGGTGATTAGTACCTATTCCCCCAATAATCCTGACCAGACTTTTGATACCAGTAATGTCACTAATATGTCGCACATGTTTACGCGCTGCGATGCATTAGGTAGCTTAGATGTTAGCGGCTTTATCACCAGCAAGGTGACTAATATGTCCCATATGTTTGAATACTGTTATGCGACTATATTAGACGTTGCAAATTTTGATACCAGTCAGGTTACGGATATGCAAGCAATGTTCAATGGTGCAGTCCATGTGAAGACATTAGATCTGAGCAATTTTGATACACATTTGATCACTAATATGGATAATATGTTTACAAACTGTGAAAGTTTAACTAGCCTGATATTACCAACGCACTTTGTAGATCAGCAAGTGACGAGTATGAGGCAGATGTTCACTAATTGTGCGACGCTCACAAGTATTGATCTTGTAGATGATTTTGATACCCGTAATGTGACCAACATGGATCAACTGTTTTCTGGTTGTCAAAAGCTGACCAGCCTAGATGTCAGTCAACTTGATACGAGCCATATAACGAACATGGCAGATTTCTTCAATGATTGTGAATCTTTAACAAATATTGAGGGTCTTACACATCTAAACACGGCTGCAGTCACAACAATGGCCAACATGTTCAGCAATTGTCGCTCATTAACGGCACTTGACCTGTCAAACTTTGAGACCAGTCGGGTGACTACGATGGCCAACATGTTTAATAATTGTGCCTCGTTGCCTGTGTTAGATGTATCAAGTCTTGACACTAGCCAGGTCGTGAATATGGCCAACATGTTTGCTGGCTGTGCAGCATTAAGCGCATTGGATACAACGCCATTGAAGACAACCAATGTGACTAACATGTCAGGGATGTTTATGGGAGACCGAGCACTTGTTTCGCTAGATATTAGTAAATTGGCGACTAGTCAGGTCACAACGATGAGTCACATGTTCGAAGATGTGTTTGCGGATCAAAAAGTGCAAGCGTTTACGGGGCTTGAAAAGTTGGATACAAGCAACGTGACAGACATGTCCTATATGTTTGCAGGTTTCTTCTTGCCAGTTGCAATGTCATTGAACCTTGTTAATTTTGATACTCGTAAAGTGTTGAATATGCAAGGAATGTTCAAGGGTTATGTTAATTTCAAAGATAACTATTTAGGCTATCTGCAAACAGGCAATGTGACGGATATGTCCTATATGTTAAGTGGTCTCGTCAATCATACTCAGTTTACTTGGTCTAATAATTTAGATACGCACAGCGTGACAACGATGGCTTATATGTTTAGCGACTCACCGGATATGGAAACGTTTGTCTGGAAGCAACAATTAAGTATGGACCAGGTTACAGACATGCAAGGGATGTTTGCAAATGACATCGCTTTAGCTCATGTCGATTTTGACCAGTTTGATACCAGTCAAGTGACGGACATGACGGCGATGTTCAGTGGTGATACTCTCTTGGCAACACTGGACTTGACCAGTTTTGATACCAGCAATGTCGAGAGTATGTACAAAATGTTTTATTTGGATAGTGCGCTCAAAAATTTGAATCTTTCATCGTTCAGTGGTGAAAAACTGCAGTTGACTTATGCGACGTTATTACCGCTTAGGGTGTTTGGTTTATTTAACTTGATAATGGATGACACTAATGATAGCGAACCACAGATGGGCCGGTATCAGACGCATCTAAATACATTGATACTTGGCCAAAAAACAAGACTATCGTTGTCTAAGCCAACAAGTGTGATCGATTGGGTTGATGCATCTACAGCAGAAGGAAAGGAAATAATTGCCGAGTTTTCCACAGTTGAGGCCCTGGAGCAAGCTTTAGCACAGTTTGGCCTAAAGCCCGATTGGCTGGTAAGTGCAGATTTAGCACCGTCTCAAGGGTTCGATGGTGTTTGGATCAACAATGCCACCGCCGAGACACTCACCTCAGAACAGCTCATGGCCCGCTACGATGGGACCAACCCGCTTGCAACTGATGCCACCTGGACCTGGCAGAATATTCTGGGCAAGGATTTGCAGGTGATTAGTGGGACGAACAGTTCTTGGGCACCCAAAGATAGTCTCGCTGGTTTGATTGATACGAGTATGACGGTTGATGATTTAACAACCACGGTCACGGACGCAACGACTAATCAAACTTTAACGTCGAGCCAGTTAAATGCGCTATTGCAACAGCCAGCTCATTCGGGTCAATATCAAGTTGCTTATCAGTACACTGATGGTGATGGGACCAAACAGATTTCCGTACCCGTTACACTATCATTGGTTGCTAATCAGAGTCTCATCACCACTAAGGATTCAGTCTTACAACTAGGGACGACATGGACTGCGGCCGATAACATTGCTTCGCTACTGGATGCTGACGGGTCGGTCACTGATTTAACCAAGGTCAATGGTGTTGTTAGTGTTAATGGAATTGAAAACGGTACCGTTGGCACAACGATTCCGGGCGTCTATCAAATTGACTATCAAATAACTGACAGTACTGGCACGGTGCGGACAGCCACGGCTACTGTGATTGTCAACGGGCTAACACTTAAAGAAACCCAGGTCAACGTTTCAACAGATGACCGGTGGGATCCGCTGACCAATATCGACAAGGCGATTGATGATCAGGGTAATGAAGCTACGGTTGAACTCACAATTACGGATGCGAATGATGCAGAAGTCGCCAACATCAAGAAACCGGGAAGTTATCAACTCAACTATCACTTTACGGATGCGCATGGTGAACATACTGCGACCGCAGCGGTGAACGTTAAGGCTGATGAGAATCATGCTGATTTGCAGGTTAAAGATAGTCGCGTTTATCAATTCGGTACTTGGACCCCAACGGACAATTTTGTATTAGCAATGGATTCCGATGGCGAAACGCTGGATATCTCGGCTCTGAGTGTTACTGGTACGGTTGACTTGAATCAGGTCGGAAAATACACTATCACCTATCAGTTTACTGATCAATTCGGCGTTGCGCATTCGGCACAAGCTACGGTTGAGGTGCTGGAAAATCAAGCGGCAATTAGCTTAGATAATAACAGTGGCACGCTGTATGCGAACGGTATTTGGAATCCAGCTAGCGTTGTCGTGAACGCAACTGATGTGGATGGTACCACGGTTGAAGCTACGAAAATTAAATGTAGCGGAACAGTAGATATGACTACACCTGGCGAAAATAAATTAACCTACAGTTTCGTGGACAGCATTGGAAAAGAGCATAGCAAGAACACTACGGTGACGGTGCTGGAGAATCAAGCGGCAATTAACGTAGATAATAACAGTGGCACGCTGTATGCCAACGGTATTTGGAATCCAGACAGTGTTGTCGTGAGCGCGACTGATGTGGATGGCACTGTGGTTGAAGGTTCGGAAATCAAGCGTAGTGGAACAGTAGATATGACCACACCTGGCGAATATGAGTTAACTTACAGTTTCGTGGATAGCCTTGGAAAAGAACACAGCAAGAACACTACGGTGACGGTGCTAGAAAATCAAGCGGCGATTAACGTCGATAACAACAGTGGCACGCTGTATGCCAACGGTATTTGGAATCCAGACAGTGTTGTCGTGAACGTGACTGATGTGGATGGTACAGCGGTCGAAGGTGCGAGAATTAAATGTAGCGGAACGGTAGATATGACCACACCTGGTGATTATAAATTAACTTACAGTTTCGTGGACAGCCTTGGAAAAGAACACAGCAAGGACACTACGGTTGAGGTGCTGGAAAATCAAGCGGCAATTAGCGTAGACAATAACAGTGGCACGCTGTATGCACATGGCGTTTGGAATCCAGCTAGCGTTGTCGTGAACGCGACTGACGTGGATGGTACCACGGTCGAAGATACGAGAATCAAGTGCATCGGAACGGTCGATATGAGCACGCCTGGCGATTATGAATTGACATACAGCTTTAAGGACAGTCTTGGTCACGAAAAAAGTACGAGTACTACGGTAAAGGTACTGGAAAATCATGCGGCAATTAGCGTCGACAATAACAGTGGAGCGCTCTATGCACACGGCGTATGGAATCCAGCTAGCGTTGTCGTGAACGCGACTGATGTGGATGGTACAGCGGTCGAAGGTGCGAGAATTAAATGTAGCGGAACGGTAGATATGACCACACCTGGCGATTATGAGTTAACTTATAGTTTCGTGGACAGCCTTGGAAAAGAACACAGCGAGAACACTACGGTGACGGTGCTGGAAAATCAAGCGGCAATTAGCGTCGACAATAACAGTGGCGCGCTCTATGCACACGGCGCATGGAATCCAGCTAGCGTTGTCGTGAACGCGACCGATGTGGATGGTAGTACGGTCGAAGATGCGAGAATCAAGTGTATCGGAACAGTCGATATGAGCACGCCTGGCGAATATGAGTTAACTTACAGCTTTAAGGACAGTCTTGGTCACGAAAAAAGTACGAGTACTACGGTAACGGTACTGGAAAATCAAGCGGCAATTAGCGTCGACAATAACAGTGGCGTGCTCTATGCACAGGGTGCTTGGAATCCGGATAGCATTGTTATCACAGCAACTGACGTGGATGGTACCACGATCGAAGCTTCAAAAATCAAGCGTAGTGGAACAGTAGATATGACCACACCTGGTGATTATAAATTAACATACAGCTTTACGGACAGCCTTGGTCGTGAACAAAGCACGAGCACTACGGTAACGGTGCTGGAAAATCAAGCGGCAATTAACGCAGCCAATAACAGTGGCAAACTGTATGCACATGGTGTTTGGAATCCAGAAAGTGTTGTCATAAACGCGACTGATGTGGATGGTACCACGGTCGAAGCTTCAAAAATCAAGTGTAGTGGAACGGTAGATATGACTACACCTGGTGATTATAAATTAACCTACAGCTTTACGGACAGTCTTGGGCATGAACAAAGCACGAGTACTATGGTAACAGTTCTAGAAAATCATGCGTCGATTAACGTCGATAATAACAGTGGCAAACTCTATGCACACGGTATTTGGAATCCAGATAGCGTTGTCGTAAAAGCAGTTGACGTTGATGGCACCGCGGTCGAAAATACGAGAATCAAGCTTAGCGGAACAGTAGATGTCACTAAAGCTGGTGACTATGAATTGATCTACAGTTTTAAGGATATGCTTGGTCATAAGCAAAGCAAGAGTACCACGGTGACGGTGCTAGAAAGTCAAGCGGCAATTAGCGTAGATAATAACAGTGGCACGCTGTATGCCAACGGTATTTGGAATCCAGCTAGTGTTGTCGTCACAGCAACTGACGTGGATGGTACCACGGTCGGAGATGCGAAAATCAAGCGTAGTGGAACAGTTGATGTCACTAAACCTGGTGACTATGAATTGATCTACAGTTTTAAGGATATCCTTGGGAACGAACAAAGTACGAGTACTACGGTAACGGTGCTGGAAAATCATGCGTCGATTGACGTAGATAATAACAGTGGCACGCTGTATGCCAACGGTATTTGGAATCCAGATAGCATTGTTATCACAGCGACTGATGTGGATGGTGCCACGGTCGAAGCTTCAAAAATCAAACGTAGTGGAACTGTTGATATGACCACACCGGGCGCTTATGAGTTGATCTACAGCTTTATGGACAGTCTTGGTCATGAGCAAAGCACGAGTACTACGGTAACGGTGCTGGAAAATCAAGCGGCAATTAACGTCGACAATAACAGTGGCGCGCTCTATGCACACGGCGTTTGGAATCCAGATAGCATTGTCGTGAAAGCAATTGATGTTGACGGTACCACGGTCGAAGCTTCGAAAATCAAGCACAGTGGAACCGTTGATATGGACACACCGGGCGCTTATGAGTTGATCTACAGCTTTATGGACAGTCTTGGGCATGAACAAAATACGAGCACAACGGTAACGGTACTGGCAAACTTAGCAGATATTAAGGTGAAGACTTCCGGTGATAAGCTGTATACACATGGCGTTTGGAACTCAGATAGCGTTGTCGTCACAGCAATTGACGTGGATGGTACAGCGGTCGAAGATGCGAAGATTAAGCGTAGTGGAACAGTAGATATGAACACACCTGGCGAGTATGAACTAACCTACAGCTTTACGGATAGCCTTGGGCATGAACAAAGTACGGGCACTACGGTGACAGTGCTGGCAAACTTGGCAGCGATTAACGTCGATAATAACAATGGTAAGCTCTATGCCCATGGTGTTTGGAATCCAAATAGCATTGTCGTGAACGCAATTGATGTTGATGGTACCACGGTCGAGAATGTGAGAATCAAGCGTGTTGGATCAGTCGATACGACTACACCTGGTGATTATGAACTAACTTACAGCTTTAAGGATAGTCTCGGACATGAACAAAGTACGCGCGCTACGGTAACGGTGCTGGAAAATCATGCGGCGATTGAAGTAGATAATAACAGTGGCAAGCTTTATGCCCACGGCGTTTGGAATCCAGATAGAATTGTCGTGAACGCAGTGGATGTTGATGGTACCACGGTCGAGGATGCGAGAATCGAGCGTAGTGGAACAGTAGACATGACCACACCTGGCGATTATAAATTGACCTACAGCTTTACGGACAGCCTTGGTCATGAACAAAGTACGAGTACTACGATAACAGTACTGGAAAATCATGTGGCAATTAACGTCGACAATAACGGTGGCAAGCTTTATGCCCATGGTGTTTGGAATCCAGAAAGCATTGTGATCACAGCAGTTGATGTTGATGGTACCACGGTCGAGAATGCGAGAATCAAGCGTAGTGGATCAGTTGATATAACTACACCTGGCGATTATAAACTAACTTACAGCTTTACGGATAGCCTCGGGCATGAACAAAGCACGGGCACTACGGTGACGGTACTAGAAAATATGGCCGGCATCAAGGTTAAATCAACTACTGAGAGTTTTCGAATCGGTGCAAAATGGTCTGAGAAGGATAACTTCGATAGTGCGACCGATGTTGATGGGACACCTATTAATTTATCTAATATTGATATTGAGAGTACTGTAAATTCAGAGGTGGCTGGTCAATACAAGGTCACATATAGCTTCACTGATCAACAAGGTAAGCTTCGAAGCGCTGAAGTTCCAGTTGAAGTGCTAGCAAACCTAGCTGGTATCAGGGCTAAATTCACGACTGAAAGCTTCCGCATTGGGGCAAAATGGTCGGCGGAAGACAGCTTTGATAGCGCAACAGATGTTGATGGGACACCAGTTGATTTGGCTGATATAGACATCACCAGTACAGTTGACCCGGAAAAAGTTGGCCAATACAAGGTCACGTATAGTTTCACAGACCAACAAGGCCAACTCCGAAAAGCTGACGTTATGGTTGAAGTATTGGCAAACTTGGCAGGCATCAGGGTTAAATCAACCACTGAGAGTTTCCGAATCGGCGCAAAATGGTCTGAAAAAGACAACTTTGATTGCGCGACAAATGTCGATGGTACAGCGGTTGCTTTATCTGATGTAGACATCACCAGCACGGTTGACTCAAAAGCAGTCGGGCAATACATGGTCACATATAGTTTCACGGACCAGCAAGGCACAGTGCAACAAGTAATCGTACCAGTGAATGTGTTGGCAAACTATGCCAATTTGCAACTTAACCAGACTGAACTTAGTTTTCGTGCAGGAGATAATCGCTGGCAACCAGAAAGCAATATCGCGGCAGCAACTGATATTGATGGTCGTGCCATTGATTTAGCCACCATGCAGATTACGAATACGGTTGATTCAACAACGCCTGGGACGTATTTAGTCAACTATGCCTTCACGGATTCATTCAATCAGACACATCGTGCAACAGCGACGGTAACGGTCTTGGACAACTTGGCAGCGTTAACAATGGTGCAACAACACGTTACACTTTACCTAGGCAATCGGCAGTGGCAACCAGAAGATAACTTTGGCGGTGCTAAAAACGTCGATGGCAGTGCAATCACGTTTGACCAGCTACAAGTTCTCGGTCACTATGATTTAAAGGTAGTCGGTGATTATGAATTAACGTACCAATTCACTGACCAGTTAGACCATTTGCGGACGGCCCGGTTCACGGTGACAGTTGCTGAAAATCAGTCGACGATTGTGGTTGAGAAGACGGCGGTTACATTGCATGTTGGTGATACTTGGGTACCGATGATGAACTTCGTGAGTGCGACTGACATGGATGGCCAGGCGATAGCTGAAAATCGCATTTCGGTGAATGTGACAAAATTAAATCAGCGATTGCGTCTGATGATGATGCGGTCACGCGCACTACCAATCGTTGATACAATGGTGGTTGGAAGTTATCAGGTCAGCTATCAGTTCATCGATGGTAATGGGAACTTGCAAGAATTAGCCACAACGGTCAGTGTGTTACCAAACGAGTCCGCGCTGAAGTTGGCTGCAAACGATATCACGCTCTATGCTGGTGATGAGTGGCAGCCGATGGCAAACGTGGTCAAAGCGACGAATGTTGACGGGACACCCGTAATGGCAGACCAGCTCAGGATTTCTGGGAGCGTTAATCCAAACGTCGTCGGTCAGTATCGCGTTTTATACAGCTTCGTTGATCAGCAGAATAAGCTGCAGCAGGCGGTGACGACCGTAAACGTATTAGCTAACCAGGCGGCACTTTTGCTAAAACATGATCAGGTCGCACTGACGGTCGGTGATGAGTGGCAGCCATTAGCTAACTTACAACTGGCCCGTGATGTGGATGGGCACGAAATTGCGTCAACTGATTTAGTCATCGATGGGCAGGTTGACACAGCAACTCCAGGGACGTATCAAGTCCGTTATCAATTCACGGATATGCGAGGCCATGAGCAACAAGCAGTCGCGATGGTCACAGTCGTTGAACCAATTGTTTTCGATCAGGCGTTATTGCGTTTGCACGCGGAAACGGTGACTTTACGTGCTGGCGCAACTTGGGCGCCATTATCAAACGTGGCTGAAGTGCTAGATTCTGACGGTAGCACTCAGACGAGTGAGCAAGTCAGCGTGCAGGGCACTGTCGATTTGACTCAAGCCGGCAAATATCTGTTAACGTATCATTTCTTAGACCAACTTGGTCATGACCACAGCGCAACGGCCACGATTATTGTATTGGAAAATGAAGCCAGTCTTAAATTGCGGACGACAGCAGTCACGTTGAAAGTCGGCCAGAAGTGGGATGCAAC encodes:
- a CDS encoding bacterial Ig-like domain-containing protein, giving the protein MFERATFMTSWVYLNLWSSSADSVNASHMFENVKCIGNADSDKRVLVTLPALAEAYSDMSYMFNNSEFSKITIAADDSDASKLTSQVTNMAYMFNNCTQLMALYLSKFDTHNVTDMSHMFNGDENLGKLVISTYSPNNPDQTFDTSNVTNMSHMFTRCDALGSLDVSGFITSKVTNMSHMFEYCYATILDVANFDTSQVTDMQAMFNGAVHVKTLDLSNFDTHLITNMDNMFTNCESLTSLILPTHFVDQQVTSMRQMFTNCATLTSIDLVDDFDTRNVTNMDQLFSGCQKLTSLDVSQLDTSHITNMADFFNDCESLTNIEGLTHLNTAAVTTMANMFSNCRSLTALDLSNFETSRVTTMANMFNNCASLPVLDVSSLDTSQVVNMANMFAGCAALSALDTTPLKTTNVTNMSGMFMGDRALVSLDISKLATSQVTTMSHMFEDVFADQKVQAFTGLEKLDTSNVTDMSYMFAGFFLPVAMSLNLVNFDTRKVLNMQGMFKGYVNFKDNYLGYLQTGNVTDMSYMLSGLVNHTQFTWSNNLDTHSVTTMAYMFSDSPDMETFVWKQQLSMDQVTDMQGMFANDIALAHVDFDQFDTSQVTDMTAMFSGDTLLATLDLTSFDTSNVESMYKMFYLDSALKNLNLSSFSGEKLQLTYATLLPLRVFGLFNLIMDDTNDSEPQMGRYQTHLNTLILGQKTRLSLSKPTSVIDWVDASTAEGKEIIAEFSTVEALEQALAQFGLKPDWLVSADLAPSQGFDGVWINNATAETLTSEQLMARYDGTNPLATDATWTWQNILGKDLQVISGTNSSWAPKDSLAGLIDTSMTVDDLTTTVTDATTNQTLTSSQLNALLQQPAHSGQYQVAYQYTDGDGTKQISVPVTLSLVANQSLITTKDSVLQLGTTWTAADNIASLLDADGSVTDLTKVNGVVSVNGIENGTVGTTIPGVYQIDYQITDSTGTVRTATATVIVNGLTLKETQVNVSTDDRWDPLTNIDKAIDDQGNEATVELTITDANDAEVANIKKPGSYQLNYHFTDAHGEHTATAAVNVKADENHADLQVKDSRVYQFGTWTPTDNFVLAMDSDGETLDISALSVTGTVDLNQVGKYTITYQFTDQFGVAHSAQATVEVLENQAAISLDNNSGTLYANGIWNPASVVVNATDVDGTTVEATKIKCSGTVDMTTPGENKLTYSFVDSIGKEHSKNTTVTVLENQAAINVDNNSGTLYANGIWNPDSVVVSATDVDGTVVEGSEIKRSGTVDMTTPGEYELTYSFVDSLGKEHSKNTTVTVLENQAAINVDNNSGTLYANGIWNPDSVVVNVTDVDGTAVEGARIKCSGTVDMTTPGDYKLTYSFVDSLGKEHSKDTTVEVLENQAAISVDNNSGTLYAHGVWNPASVVVNATDVDGTTVEDTRIKCIGTVDMSTPGDYELTYSFKDSLGHEKSTSTTVKVLENHAAISVDNNSGALYAHGVWNPASVVVNATDVDGTAVEGARIKCSGTVDMTTPGDYELTYSFVDSLGKEHSENTTVTVLENQAAISVDNNSGALYAHGAWNPASVVVNATDVDGSTVEDARIKCIGTVDMSTPGEYELTYSFKDSLGHEKSTSTTVTVLENQAAISVDNNSGVLYAQGAWNPDSIVITATDVDGTTIEASKIKRSGTVDMTTPGDYKLTYSFTDSLGREQSTSTTVTVLENQAAINAANNSGKLYAHGVWNPESVVINATDVDGTTVEASKIKCSGTVDMTTPGDYKLTYSFTDSLGHEQSTSTMVTVLENHASINVDNNSGKLYAHGIWNPDSVVVKAVDVDGTAVENTRIKLSGTVDVTKAGDYELIYSFKDMLGHKQSKSTTVTVLESQAAISVDNNSGTLYANGIWNPASVVVTATDVDGTTVGDAKIKRSGTVDVTKPGDYELIYSFKDILGNEQSTSTTVTVLENHASIDVDNNSGTLYANGIWNPDSIVITATDVDGATVEASKIKRSGTVDMTTPGAYELIYSFMDSLGHEQSTSTTVTVLENQAAINVDNNSGALYAHGVWNPDSIVVKAIDVDGTTVEASKIKHSGTVDMDTPGAYELIYSFMDSLGHEQNTSTTVTVLANLADIKVKTSGDKLYTHGVWNSDSVVVTAIDVDGTAVEDAKIKRSGTVDMNTPGEYELTYSFTDSLGHEQSTGTTVTVLANLAAINVDNNNGKLYAHGVWNPNSIVVNAIDVDGTTVENVRIKRVGSVDTTTPGDYELTYSFKDSLGHEQSTRATVTVLENHAAIEVDNNSGKLYAHGVWNPDRIVVNAVDVDGTTVEDARIERSGTVDMTTPGDYKLTYSFTDSLGHEQSTSTTITVLENHVAINVDNNGGKLYAHGVWNPESIVITAVDVDGTTVENARIKRSGSVDITTPGDYKLTYSFTDSLGHEQSTGTTVTVLENMAGIKVKSTTESFRIGAKWSEKDNFDSATDVDGTPINLSNIDIESTVNSEVAGQYKVTYSFTDQQGKLRSAEVPVEVLANLAGIRAKFTTESFRIGAKWSAEDSFDSATDVDGTPVDLADIDITSTVDPEKVGQYKVTYSFTDQQGQLRKADVMVEVLANLAGIRVKSTTESFRIGAKWSEKDNFDCATNVDGTAVALSDVDITSTVDSKAVGQYMVTYSFTDQQGTVQQVIVPVNVLANYANLQLNQTELSFRAGDNRWQPESNIAAATDIDGRAIDLATMQITNTVDSTTPGTYLVNYAFTDSFNQTHRATATVTVLDNLAALTMVQQHVTLYLGNRQWQPEDNFGGAKNVDGSAITFDQLQVLGHYDLKVVGDYELTYQFTDQLDHLRTARFTVTVAENQSTIVVEKTAVTLHVGDTWVPMMNFVSATDMDGQAIAENRISVNVTKLNQRLRLMMMRSRALPIVDTMVVGSYQVSYQFIDGNGNLQELATTVSVLPNESALKLAANDITLYAGDEWQPMANVVKATNVDGTPVMADQLRISGSVNPNVVGQYRVLYSFVDQQNKLQQAVTTVNVLANQAALLLKHDQVALTVGDEWQPLANLQLARDVDGHEIASTDLVIDGQVDTATPGTYQVRYQFTDMRGHEQQAVAMVTVVEPIVFDQALLRLHAETVTLRAGATWAPLSNVAEVLDSDGSTQTSEQVSVQGTVDLTQAGKYLLTYHFLDQLGHDHSATATIIVLENEASLKLRTTAVTLKVGQKWDATANILAATDVDGRSINEAVVITGDVDWRRPGIYQLTYELVDQLGKLHSAKTKITLIAADDGSGNQGGNGNTDNGSGNQGDNGNTDNGSGNQGGNGNTDNGSGNQGGNGNTDNGSGNQGDNGNTDNGSGNQGGNGNTGNGSGNQGGNGNTDNGSGNQGGSGNTDNGSDNQGGNGNTDNGSGNQGSNDDADNGSGDQGDNVNTNTNSDHQGDKADDNAVSNDNLNTDHQIDADTIHDADNNSGQNEVAKPNTVSHENGANATVAKHQSVTTNSVKSTTNTKTNKQPSVGSPTQLPQTDEHNAGTTNWWPWLGIALAGLITMVKPTKKKEK